The stretch of DNA TATATCAACTCCGCTTAATGTTTCTTCTTTTCCTGCCCCTATGGTTAGGAGTTCTTCCTCAAGGGTGTTGGCAACCATTTTCAGCATATCGCTTGATATCTTCTCTATGGAGGCTATTCTTTTTATGACCTCTTCCTGAACATTTGTAACCCCCAGCCTTTTTGGAAGATACTGTATTATCTCTGCTGCCTTTACCGGTTTGAGCTGAGATAGAATGAGGGCTATTACCTGAGGGTGCTCGTTCTGAATGATGTTAGCAACAAATTTAGGATCCATCTTTTCAAGTTCTCTGAATATAGCTTTCCCTTCTTCAACAGTTAGTGTATCTGCAAGAAGTTTTTCCAGCTTATCTGGGGGAAGTGCCTGTTCTAATATCTTTTTAAGATTTTCAGGGGCTATTTTTATCGGTGCGATCTCCCTTAAGGCTTCAAATGCCTCCTCAAGTATCTGTTTTGCTATCTCTTTTGAAGGAGGTTCTATCGCTAATATCTGTTTTATAAGCCTTTCTATCTCATGTTCTTTTAGATGTTTAAATATCGTTACAGTAGTTTCTTCAGGAAGAAGAGAGAGAAGTATTGCTGCCTTTTCTGGACCTTTAAGACTTTTTTCTTTTTTTTCTTCCGGCACGATTTATCCTGTTTTATTAATTATTTCTTCAGATACTTTAATATATTTCCTTATGATATAGTTTATCAAGTTTATGTTTGCTTTTTTTACTTTTCCTCCCATAAACTCGTAACCTTTTTTCTTACTTATACGGTGAACCTCAAACTCCACCTCAAAATTCTGTTCTTCATTTTTTATTACAACTGTATCACCAACCTTTAACAGTCCCACACAGGGATTTATCAAGCCAAGTCCTGATCTACTTAATTCAAAAATACAAACATTATCACACACGGTTTTACCTTCTTTCTGTATGATGAAATCTCCAAGATCTTTACAACAAAAATAAAATCTGTGGAACCTTCTTTTTTCTTCACTAACTGATTGCTCCTCAACCTGAAAAAGAACTTTACCTTCAGATACTTCCTTTACAACAGCCTGAAGATTGTAAGCTGTGGTGTTTTTGTTTATAAACAGATAAAAACTGCTGTTATCTTTAAATATTTTTATCATCTGGGAGGGATTTATTGAATGAAGTAAAAATTGATCTACTCCTGCATTATCAACAACACCGCTAAAAACAAGGCTAAAATCCATATCAATACCAAACTTATGGCAAAATCTTTTTATCTTTATCTCTCCTGAATATCTTCTGCCACTTTCTAAGGAAACAGCCATTTTTTATCCTCTATTTATCCTGTTTAGTAAGTCTATTAAATGAGTTATCTGTTCCTTTAATGTTTTA from Persephonella sp. encodes:
- the fliG gene encoding flagellar motor switch protein FliG, producing MPEEKKEKSLKGPEKAAILLSLLPEETTVTIFKHLKEHEIERLIKQILAIEPPSKEIAKQILEEAFEALREIAPIKIAPENLKKILEQALPPDKLEKLLADTLTVEEGKAIFRELEKMDPKFVANIIQNEHPQVIALILSQLKPVKAAEIIQYLPKRLGVTNVQEEVIKRIASIEKISSDMLKMVANTLEEELLTIGAGKEETLSGVDIAAEIVNVLPKELGQEILEEIRKENPSLADTIEEKMFKFEDIVKLDNRAIIEILKVVDKNDLLIALKGAPPEIMDKFLSNMSKRAAQMFLEDMEILGPVKKSDVENARKKIIATIKGLIEKGVIEYGAGEEMI